A section of the Clostridium sp. TW13 genome encodes:
- the ilvC gene encoding ketol-acid reductoisomerase: MAKMYYEKDANLDLLKGKKVAVIGYGSQGHAHARNLYESGVDVVVGLYEGSKSWEKAASHGLAVKTVAEAVKESDIIMILVPDEKQAELYKAEVAPYLTEGKALVFAHGFNIHYGQIVPPANVDVFMVAPKGPGHMVRRTYTEGSGVPCLIAVEQDYTGKAKDLALAYTVGIGGARAGVLETTFKDETETDLFGEQAVLCGGLTALIKAGFETLVEAGYQPENAYFECLHEMKLIVDLIYQGGISTMRYSISDTAEYGDYVVGNRIVTEETKKEMKKVLTEIQDGTFAKNWLVENKVNRPAFNARRKLEKEHQIEKVGEELRGMMSWIGEKKLDE; this comes from the coding sequence ATGGCAAAGATGTATTATGAAAAGGACGCAAATTTAGATTTATTAAAAGGTAAAAAGGTTGCAGTTATAGGTTATGGCAGTCAAGGTCATGCTCATGCAAGAAACCTTTATGAAAGTGGTGTTGATGTTGTTGTTGGGCTATATGAAGGCAGCAAGTCTTGGGAGAAGGCAGCTTCTCATGGATTAGCAGTTAAAACTGTTGCTGAAGCAGTTAAGGAAAGCGACATCATAATGATACTTGTACCAGATGAAAAACAAGCAGAATTATATAAAGCAGAAGTAGCTCCATACTTAACAGAAGGAAAGGCTTTAGTTTTTGCACACGGATTTAACATACACTATGGTCAAATCGTACCACCAGCGAACGTAGACGTATTTATGGTGGCACCAAAGGGACCAGGACACATGGTAAGAAGAACATATACTGAAGGATCAGGTGTTCCATGCTTAATAGCTGTAGAGCAAGATTATACAGGAAAAGCTAAGGACTTAGCATTAGCTTATACAGTAGGAATTGGTGGAGCAAGAGCTGGTGTTCTTGAAACTACTTTTAAGGATGAAACTGAAACAGATTTATTTGGAGAGCAAGCAGTTTTATGTGGAGGACTTACAGCATTAATAAAAGCTGGGTTTGAAACATTAGTAGAGGCTGGATATCAACCAGAAAATGCTTATTTTGAATGTTTACATGAAATGAAGCTAATAGTAGATTTAATTTACCAAGGTGGAATTTCAACTATGAGATATTCTATTTCTGATACAGCAGAATATGGAGATTATGTTGTAGGAAACAGAATAGTAACTGAAGAAACTAAGAAAGAGATGAAGAAAGTATTAACTGAAATCCAAGATGGTACTTTCGCAAAGAACTGGTTAGTAGAAAACAAGGTAAACAGACCAGCATTTAATGCAAGAAGAAAGCTTGAAAAAGAACATCAAATCGAAAAAGTTGGAGAAGAACTAAGAGGCATGATGTCTTGGATAGGCGAAAAGAAATTAGATGAATAA
- the ilvB gene encoding biosynthetic-type acetolactate synthase large subunit yields MRVNGAEILIRTLIDHDVKTIFGYPGGAVLNIYDALYKHSEEINHIIVAHEQGAAHAADGYARATGKVGVCLATSGPGATNLVTGIATAYMDSVPLVVITGNVAKPLIGKDSFQEVDIVGITMPITKHNFIVRDVNELQHTIRKAFRIANEGRKGPVLIDIPKDVTAEMAEYVKKEPQKLKESNDVDEEILDQVANLINESKQVFIYAGGGIISGDASEELLALAEKINSPVGMTLMGLGGFPYKHPLFTGMIGMHGSRCSNICATQCDLLIAIGARFSDRVINNKNFIKNAKVIHLDIDEAEINKNVRVDLGLVGNIKVILERLLPKLKENRNEQWMAKLQELKEADKCTCENKGELNPQIIVTQIKEAVKEQGIIVTDVGQHQMWTAQYYGYDAPRTFLSSGGLGTMGFGMGAAIGAQVGMPNKRVVLVTGDGSFGMNCNEMVTAVSQNLPVIIVIMNNSVLGMVRQWQKLFYEERYSSTTLNRKTDFVKLAEAYGATAFRAYTAEELQDCLGKAVDYNSPVLIDCVVDMDKKVFPMVAPGAPISEILLEKDL; encoded by the coding sequence ATGCGAGTAAATGGTGCAGAAATACTCATCAGAACATTAATTGACCACGATGTTAAGACTATTTTTGGATATCCAGGTGGGGCGGTTCTTAATATTTATGATGCTCTTTATAAGCATAGCGAAGAAATTAATCATATTATAGTTGCCCATGAGCAAGGGGCAGCACATGCAGCAGATGGTTATGCAAGGGCTACAGGAAAGGTTGGAGTATGTTTAGCTACTTCTGGGCCTGGAGCTACAAATCTTGTGACAGGTATAGCAACAGCGTATATGGATTCTGTTCCTTTAGTTGTAATTACGGGTAATGTTGCAAAGCCACTTATTGGTAAGGATAGCTTTCAAGAGGTTGATATAGTTGGCATAACAATGCCAATAACAAAGCACAATTTCATAGTAAGAGATGTTAATGAACTTCAGCATACTATAAGAAAGGCTTTTAGAATTGCCAATGAAGGGCGTAAGGGACCTGTACTTATAGATATACCTAAAGATGTAACTGCTGAGATGGCTGAGTATGTTAAGAAGGAACCTCAAAAACTTAAGGAATCAAATGATGTAGATGAAGAAATATTAGATCAAGTAGCTAATTTAATTAATGAAAGTAAGCAGGTATTCATCTATGCAGGTGGAGGAATAATATCTGGAGATGCTAGTGAGGAATTGTTAGCACTAGCAGAAAAGATTAACTCACCAGTAGGTATGACTCTTATGGGACTTGGAGGATTTCCTTATAAACATCCCCTATTTACAGGAATGATAGGAATGCATGGTAGCAGGTGTTCAAATATCTGTGCCACTCAATGTGATCTGCTGATTGCAATTGGAGCTAGATTCAGTGATAGAGTTATAAACAATAAGAATTTTATAAAAAATGCAAAGGTTATTCACTTAGACATTGATGAAGCAGAGATAAATAAGAACGTTAGAGTAGATTTGGGTTTAGTAGGAAATATAAAGGTTATTCTTGAAAGGCTGTTACCAAAGCTTAAGGAAAATAGAAATGAGCAATGGATGGCTAAATTACAAGAACTTAAAGAAGCAGATAAATGTACTTGTGAAAATAAAGGAGAATTAAATCCACAGATAATAGTAACTCAAATAAAAGAGGCTGTTAAAGAACAAGGTATTATAGTTACAGATGTAGGCCAACATCAGATGTGGACTGCACAGTACTATGGTTATGATGCTCCAAGAACTTTTTTAAGTTCAGGCGGACTTGGAACCATGGGATTTGGTATGGGAGCAGCAATTGGTGCTCAAGTTGGAATGCCAAACAAGAGAGTAGTTTTAGTAACTGGTGATGGAAGCTTTGGAATGAACTGCAATGAAATGGTTACAGCAGTTTCTCAGAACCTACCAGTGATAATAGTTATAATGAATAACAGTGTACTAGGAATGGTTAGACAATGGCAGAAGTTGTTCTATGAAGAGAGGTATTCAAGTACTACATTAAATAGAAAGACAGACTTTGTTAAGTTGGCAGAGGCTTATGGAGCAACAGCCTTCAGAGCATATACAGCAGAGGAACTTCAAGATTGCTTAGGCAAGGCTGTGGATTATAATTCACCAGTGTTAATAGATTGTGTAGTAGATATGGACAAAAAAGTTTTCCCTATGGTAGCTCCAGGAGCACCAATAAGTGAAATCTTGCTAGAGAAAGATCTTTAA
- the ilvD gene encoding dihydroxy-acid dehydratase, whose protein sequence is MRSDAVKLGVERAPHRSLFKAAGLSDAEIDRPLIGIVSAQNDIIPGHVHLGNIVEAAKTGVLINGGTPLVFPVIGVCDGIAMGHEGMKYSLATRELIADSIECMVKAHRFDGLVFVPNCDKIVPGMLMAALRLNVPSIFVSGGPMLPGKHKGSAVSLSTMFEAVGAVNANKMTEDELSELENNACPTCGSCSGMFTANSMNCLSEVIGLALPGNGTIPAVYSERIRLAKQAGMQVMNLVKSDIKPRDIVNEKAIENALRVDMALGCSSNSVLHLTAISKEAKVPMNLDKINNISAETPNLCRLSPAGCDHIVDLYEAGGVRAVMSELSKKNLLKLDCMTVTGKTQGENIEGAKVLDHKIIRPIEEPYSATGGIAILKGNLAPLGAVVKKSAVVKEMMKHQGKARVFDSEEESIEAILHGKINQGDVVVIRYEGPKGGPGMREMLSPTSALSGMGLDKSVALITDGRFSGATRGAAIGHVSPEAAEGGNIALVEEGDTILIDIEKGLLQLEVSEEELKERKQKWTPREPKVKEGYLKRYAKLVSSAAYGAVFED, encoded by the coding sequence ATGAGAAGTGATGCAGTAAAACTAGGAGTTGAGAGAGCACCTCATCGTTCATTATTCAAGGCAGCAGGGTTAAGTGACGCTGAGATAGATAGACCTTTAATTGGTATAGTATCTGCACAAAATGATATAATTCCAGGACATGTGCATCTAGGAAATATAGTTGAGGCAGCAAAGACAGGTGTACTTATAAATGGAGGAACTCCACTAGTGTTTCCTGTTATAGGAGTTTGTGATGGGATTGCAATGGGACACGAGGGAATGAAGTATTCTCTGGCAACAAGAGAGCTTATAGCAGATTCTATAGAATGCATGGTTAAGGCGCATAGATTTGATGGTTTAGTTTTCGTTCCAAACTGTGACAAGATAGTACCAGGTATGTTGATGGCAGCATTAAGACTTAACGTTCCATCAATATTTGTCAGTGGTGGACCAATGCTACCAGGTAAGCATAAAGGTTCAGCAGTATCACTATCTACAATGTTTGAGGCTGTTGGTGCTGTTAATGCTAATAAAATGACTGAAGATGAGTTATCAGAGTTAGAAAATAATGCATGCCCAACTTGTGGTTCTTGTTCAGGTATGTTTACTGCAAACTCTATGAACTGTTTAAGTGAAGTTATAGGGCTTGCTTTACCTGGTAATGGAACAATTCCAGCAGTTTATTCAGAGAGAATAAGACTAGCTAAACAAGCAGGTATGCAGGTTATGAACTTAGTGAAATCTGATATAAAACCAAGAGACATAGTAAATGAAAAGGCTATTGAAAATGCATTGAGAGTGGATATGGCACTTGGCTGTTCTTCAAACAGTGTACTTCATCTTACAGCAATATCAAAGGAAGCAAAAGTTCCTATGAATTTAGATAAAATAAATAACATAAGTGCAGAAACTCCAAACCTTTGCAGATTAAGTCCTGCAGGTTGTGACCATATTGTTGATTTATATGAAGCTGGTGGAGTAAGAGCAGTTATGAGTGAGCTTAGTAAGAAGAATTTATTAAAGCTTGACTGCATGACTGTAACAGGAAAAACTCAAGGTGAAAACATAGAGGGAGCTAAGGTTCTTGATCATAAGATTATAAGACCAATAGAAGAACCATATTCAGCTACAGGTGGAATAGCAATTTTAAAAGGAAACTTAGCACCATTAGGGGCTGTAGTTAAAAAGAGCGCAGTGGTTAAAGAAATGATGAAGCACCAAGGAAAAGCAAGAGTTTTTGACTCTGAAGAGGAATCAATAGAAGCAATTCTTCATGGAAAGATTAATCAAGGTGATGTAGTAGTTATTAGATATGAAGGTCCTAAAGGAGGACCAGGGATGAGAGAAATGTTGTCTCCAACCTCTGCATTATCAGGAATGGGACTTGATAAATCTGTAGCGCTAATAACAGATGGAAGATTTTCAGGAGCAACAAGAGGAGCTGCCATTGGTCACGTTTCTCCAGAGGCTGCTGAAGGTGGAAACATAGCCTTAGTTGAAGAAGGAGATACAATTTTAATTGATATAGAAAAGGGACTATTACAACTAGAGGTTTCTGAAGAGGAGCTAAAAGAGAGAAAACAAAAATGGACTCCAAGAGAACCAAAGGTAAAAGAAGGGTATTTAAAGCGTTATGCAAAGCTTGTAAGTTCAGCAGCATACGGTGCAGTTTTTGAGGACTAA
- the leuB gene encoding 3-isopropylmalate dehydrogenase translates to MKYKVAVIPGDGIGPEVTEQAVNVLNAVGEKFNHKFEYTYAKAGGCAIDEFKTTALPEETLDICKASDAVLLGAVGGPKWDDTKAKVRPEQALLGLRGGLNLYCNLRPAMLYKQLKDASPLKDRIIGDGIDVLVVRELTGGIYFGERELLTKENGEEVARDTEQYSTSEVKRIAKIAFDSAMKRNKKVTSVDKANILESSRLWRRVVEEVAKDYPEVTLEHLYVDNTSMQLVRDPRQFDVILTSNMFGDILSDEASMITGSIGMLPSASLGDNSFGLYEPIHGSAPDIAGKDLANPLATILSVAMMLRYSFGLNAEADSIENAVSKVLDTEYRTGDIMSEGKVKVGTKKMGELVVSNL, encoded by the coding sequence ATGAAATATAAAGTAGCAGTTATACCTGGGGATGGAATAGGTCCAGAAGTTACAGAGCAGGCGGTTAATGTATTAAATGCAGTTGGAGAGAAGTTTAATCATAAGTTTGAATATACCTATGCTAAAGCAGGTGGTTGTGCAATAGATGAATTTAAAACTACAGCTCTTCCAGAGGAAACTTTAGATATTTGTAAGGCAAGTGATGCAGTATTGTTAGGTGCAGTAGGTGGACCTAAGTGGGATGATACTAAGGCAAAGGTTAGACCAGAACAAGCTTTATTGGGGCTAAGAGGAGGCTTGAACTTATACTGCAACTTAAGACCAGCAATGCTTTATAAGCAGTTAAAGGATGCATCACCACTAAAGGATAGAATAATTGGTGATGGTATAGATGTGTTAGTTGTTAGAGAGCTAACAGGTGGAATTTACTTTGGGGAAAGAGAATTACTTACAAAGGAAAATGGGGAAGAGGTTGCAAGAGATACAGAGCAATATTCAACTTCAGAAGTCAAAAGAATAGCAAAGATTGCTTTTGACTCAGCAATGAAGAGAAATAAGAAAGTAACATCTGTTGATAAAGCAAATATTCTTGAGAGCTCACGTTTATGGAGAAGAGTTGTTGAGGAGGTGGCTAAGGATTATCCAGAGGTGACTTTAGAACATCTTTATGTAGATAATACGTCAATGCAGCTAGTAAGAGATCCAAGACAATTTGATGTTATATTAACAAGTAATATGTTTGGAGATATCTTATCAGATGAGGCTTCAATGATTACAGGTTCAATTGGAATGTTACCTTCAGCAAGTTTAGGTGACAACAGCTTTGGGTTGTATGAACCTATCCATGGAAGTGCGCCTGATATTGCAGGTAAAGATCTTGCAAATCCTCTGGCAACAATATTATCAGTGGCTATGATGCTTAGATATTCCTTTGGACTTAATGCAGAAGCAGATTCAATAGAAAATGCAGTAAGCAAAGTTTTAGACACTGAATACAGAACTGGTGACATTATGAGTGAAGGTAAAGTTAAGGTTGGAACTAAGAAGATGGGAGAGTTAGTTGTTAGCAATCTTTAA
- the leuD gene encoding 3-isopropylmalate dehydratase small subunit has protein sequence MKATGRVFRYGDNVDTDVIIPARYLNTSDPKELASHCMEDIDTTFVTRVKPGDIIVADKNFGCGSSREHAPIAIKESGVSCVIARSFARIFYRNAINIGLPIIECEEAVKSIEEGNELEVDFGTGVIKNLTTGKEYQGEPFPEFMQKIINSNGLVEYIKANKQAK, from the coding sequence ATGAAAGCAACAGGAAGAGTTTTTAGATACGGAGATAATGTAGATACAGATGTAATAATACCAGCAAGATATTTAAATACTTCTGATCCAAAAGAATTGGCATCACATTGCATGGAAGATATAGATACAACTTTTGTAACAAGAGTAAAACCTGGTGACATAATTGTAGCAGATAAGAATTTTGGCTGTGGTTCTTCAAGGGAACATGCGCCTATAGCAATAAAAGAATCTGGAGTTAGCTGTGTTATAGCAAGAAGCTTTGCGAGAATTTTTTATAGAAATGCAATAAATATAGGTCTTCCCATTATAGAATGTGAAGAAGCAGTGAAAAGTATTGAAGAGGGCAATGAACTTGAAGTAGATTTTGGAACAGGGGTAATAAAAAATCTAACTACAGGGAAAGAATATCAAGGGGAACCTTTCCCAGAATTCATGCAAAAGATAATAAACAGCAATGGACTTGTTGAATATATAAAGGCTAATAAGCAAGCAAAATAG
- the leuC gene encoding 3-isopropylmalate dehydratase large subunit yields MGMTMTQKILAAHAGLEEVKAGQLIEAKLDLVLGNDITSPVAIKEFQRLKFGEVFDKEKVAIVPDHFTPNKDIKAAEQNKFIREFAKEKQIKNYFDVGEMGIEHCLLPEKGLVVAGDVVIGADSHTCTYGALGAFSTGIGSTDMGAGMATGEAWFKVPSALKFVLKNKPAKWVSGKDVILHIIGMIGVDGALYKSMEFSGEGLKYLSIDDRFTIANMAIEAGAKNGIFPVDEITIEYMKEHSKRESKIYEADEDAKYDEVYEIDLSTLRPTVAFPHLPENTKTIDNVGDIDVDQVVIGSCTNGRITDLRIAAQILRGKKVKKGVRTIVFPGTQKIYLQAMEEGLLRDFIEAGAIVSTPTCGPCLGGHMGILAKGERAVSTTNRNFVGRMGHVESEVYLASPAVAAASALTGKITDPELV; encoded by the coding sequence ATGGGAATGACGATGACTCAAAAAATATTGGCAGCACACGCGGGGTTAGAAGAAGTAAAAGCAGGACAGTTAATAGAGGCAAAACTTGATTTAGTACTAGGAAATGATATTACATCGCCAGTGGCAATAAAAGAATTTCAAAGGCTTAAATTTGGAGAGGTTTTTGATAAGGAAAAGGTAGCAATTGTTCCAGATCACTTTACTCCAAATAAAGATATTAAAGCAGCTGAGCAAAACAAATTTATAAGAGAATTTGCAAAAGAAAAACAAATTAAAAATTACTTTGATGTAGGTGAAATGGGGATAGAACATTGCTTGCTTCCTGAAAAGGGGTTAGTGGTTGCAGGGGATGTGGTAATAGGAGCAGATTCACACACATGTACTTATGGAGCATTAGGGGCATTTTCAACTGGTATAGGGTCTACAGATATGGGAGCAGGTATGGCAACAGGAGAAGCATGGTTTAAAGTACCATCAGCTTTAAAGTTCGTATTAAAAAACAAACCTGCAAAATGGGTTTCAGGTAAGGATGTAATTCTACACATAATCGGTATGATAGGTGTTGATGGAGCTTTATACAAATCAATGGAGTTTTCTGGAGAGGGACTTAAATATTTATCAATTGATGATAGATTCACTATAGCAAACATGGCAATAGAAGCAGGTGCAAAAAATGGAATTTTTCCTGTAGATGAGATAACAATAGAATACATGAAAGAACATTCAAAAAGAGAATCTAAGATTTATGAAGCAGATGAGGATGCAAAATATGATGAGGTTTATGAAATAGATTTAAGTACACTAAGACCTACTGTAGCATTCCCACACTTGCCTGAGAATACTAAGACAATAGATAATGTAGGAGATATAGATGTTGATCAAGTTGTAATAGGATCTTGTACAAATGGAAGAATAACAGATTTAAGAATTGCAGCCCAAATATTAAGAGGCAAGAAGGTTAAAAAGGGAGTTAGAACGATAGTTTTCCCAGGAACTCAAAAGATTTATCTTCAGGCTATGGAAGAAGGGCTTCTTAGGGATTTCATAGAAGCAGGTGCAATTGTTTCAACACCAACTTGTGGACCATGTTTAGGTGGTCATATGGGTATACTTGCAAAGGGTGAAAGAGCAGTATCAACTACAAATAGAAACTTTGTAGGAAGAATGGGACACGTTGAATCAGAAGTATATTTAGCATCGCCAGCAGTAGCAGCAGCGTCAGCATTAACTGGCAAAATTACAGATCCAGAATTGGTATAG
- the cimA gene encoding citramalate synthase translates to MKNKIFILDSTLRDGAQGQGISFSVEDKLKIVKALDKLGIDYIEAGNPGSNQKDLEFFKRIKDIKLEKSKVVAFGSTRRADVTVEEDKNLKSLLEANTETVVIFGKSDSFQVTEILKTSLDENLEMIKDTIEYLVSKGKNVMFDAEHFFDGYKRNQEYAMNTLEVAKEAGVHTLVLCDTNGGSLQGEILEITKNVKETLGIIIGVHTHNDMGLAVGNSLMAVEGGATHIQGTFLGIGERCGNANLSAIIPTLELKLGYEVLSKDKLKEIKSTAMYISEICNIPLKDDMPYIGESAFAHKGGMHIDAVCKIPVSYEHVKPELVGNSRRFLVSEVSGKSTIYNQIKKLFPNFKKDSEEVLLVTERLKELEYEGYQFEGADGTVELVIRKTMGKYKPFFELKQFKVIGEQPSYGGEFSATAMVELTVDNNYEITAAQGQGPVNALDKALRKALEKFYPLLSSVRLVDYKVRVLDSDKTTASRVRVLIESTDGEEKWSTVGVSEDIIQASWIALVDSIEYKLIKDIERKVKTYF, encoded by the coding sequence ATGAAGAATAAAATCTTTATATTAGATTCGACTTTGAGGGATGGAGCTCAAGGTCAAGGAATATCTTTTTCAGTTGAAGATAAACTGAAGATTGTTAAGGCTTTAGATAAATTAGGAATTGATTATATAGAAGCAGGTAATCCAGGTTCAAATCAAAAGGATTTAGAATTCTTTAAAAGAATTAAGGACATTAAGTTAGAAAAGTCAAAGGTTGTAGCATTTGGATCAACCAGAAGGGCAGATGTAACAGTAGAAGAAGATAAGAATTTGAAAAGCCTTTTAGAAGCCAATACGGAAACAGTAGTTATTTTTGGAAAATCTGATTCGTTTCAAGTGACAGAAATCCTAAAAACGTCTTTGGATGAAAACTTAGAAATGATAAAAGATACGATAGAATATTTAGTTTCTAAAGGTAAAAATGTAATGTTTGATGCAGAACATTTTTTTGACGGATATAAAAGAAATCAAGAATATGCTATGAATACTTTGGAAGTTGCAAAAGAAGCAGGGGTTCATACGCTAGTGCTCTGTGATACAAATGGAGGTAGCCTACAAGGAGAAATTTTAGAAATCACAAAGAACGTAAAAGAAACTTTAGGAATTATTATTGGTGTTCATACTCATAATGATATGGGACTTGCAGTAGGAAACTCATTGATGGCAGTAGAAGGGGGAGCAACACATATTCAAGGTACATTTTTAGGTATCGGAGAAAGATGTGGAAATGCCAATTTAAGTGCAATAATTCCAACATTAGAGTTGAAACTAGGCTATGAAGTATTAAGCAAAGATAAACTCAAAGAAATAAAGAGTACAGCAATGTATATTTCAGAAATATGCAATATTCCTCTTAAGGATGATATGCCTTATATAGGAGAGAGTGCTTTTGCACACAAAGGTGGAATGCATATAGATGCAGTTTGCAAAATTCCTGTATCTTATGAGCATGTTAAACCAGAGTTAGTTGGGAATTCAAGAAGATTTTTAGTTTCAGAAGTCAGTGGGAAAAGTACAATATACAATCAAATCAAAAAGCTTTTTCCAAACTTCAAAAAAGATAGTGAAGAAGTATTGTTAGTAACAGAGAGGCTCAAAGAGTTGGAATATGAGGGCTATCAATTTGAAGGAGCAGATGGAACTGTTGAACTAGTGATCAGAAAAACAATGGGAAAATATAAACCATTTTTTGAACTTAAGCAGTTTAAAGTAATTGGAGAACAACCTTCTTATGGTGGAGAATTTTCTGCTACAGCTATGGTAGAACTCACAGTAGATAATAATTATGAAATTACAGCAGCACAAGGCCAAGGACCAGTAAATGCCCTAGATAAAGCATTAAGAAAGGCATTAGAAAAGTTTTACCCACTATTAAGCTCTGTAAGATTAGTTGATTACAAGGTTAGGGTATTAGATTCAGATAAAACTACAGCTTCAAGAGTTAGAGTATTGATTGAAAGTACAGATGGAGAAGAAAAGTGGAGTACTGTTGGGGTATCAGAGGATATAATTCAAGCAAGTTGGATAGCTCTGGTAGACTCTATTGAGTATAAATTAATTAAAGATATTGAAAGGAAAGTTAAAACTTATTTTTAA
- the ilvN gene encoding acetolactate synthase small subunit yields MNTRVLSIIVSNYSGVLCRISSLFARRGYNIDSLSVGSTENPKFSRMTITVKADDDTVEQMIKQINKLEDVKRVVELNSSNSVVRELVLIKVAATEKTRAEINEIVNIFRCRIVDLSHESLTVLATGGESKISAIIDLMNKYGIQEMVRTGISALGRGEDSVHKDLGVEDYEE; encoded by the coding sequence ATGAATACAAGAGTATTATCAATAATTGTTAGCAATTATTCGGGGGTTTTGTGTAGAATTTCAAGTTTATTTGCAAGGCGTGGATACAATATAGATAGTTTATCAGTAGGAAGCACAGAAAATCCAAAGTTTTCAAGAATGACAATAACAGTAAAGGCTGATGATGATACTGTTGAACAAATGATAAAACAAATAAATAAATTAGAGGACGTAAAAAGAGTAGTTGAATTAAATTCATCAAATTCTGTGGTAAGAGAATTGGTACTTATAAAGGTTGCTGCAACTGAAAAGACTAGAGCAGAAATAAATGAGATTGTTAATATATTTAGATGCAGAATAGTCGATTTATCTCACGAAAGTTTGACTGTATTGGCGACAGGTGGTGAAAGTAAAATCTCAGCAATTATAGATCTTATGAATAAGTATGGAATTCAAGAGATGGTTAGAACAGGTATATCAGCTCTTGGAAGAGGAGAAGATAGTGTTCATAAAGATTTAGGAGTTGAGGATTATGAAGAATAA
- a CDS encoding IS1595 family transposase has protein sequence MWTNKLDLFSTNQCNEEFKEIYIKDCLNYYYDFFKSAKNITKCPHCGSINIIKYGYTKSGSNMYKRHLCKCCDKTFSEVTTSPLSYSKKDIHVWIQYLGCMAKGMTLKAISEELKINIKTAFAWRHKILSSIENKVMTSELSHHVQVDDFMMRKNLKGNKKIFLETKKIRLKYSRFEAPMNERIRVISCIDDSENIVLRGIDNSVVNYEDARKFLSPLVKPKSILCTARNFSYISFAKKNRFRIELERSKRYKTKTGEYLDNKTARNNGFNFIRYTEKFMGIATKYVNYYLNLYVWDIKNKATQFCVAVKQLFINLLNSNKVLRTVDFKNVTLDGVVVSG, from the coding sequence ATGTGGACTAATAAATTAGATTTATTTTCAACGAACCAATGTAATGAAGAATTTAAGGAAATTTACATAAAAGATTGTTTAAACTATTATTATGATTTTTTTAAATCAGCTAAAAACATAACAAAATGCCCACACTGTGGTAGTATCAATATAATAAAATATGGATACACAAAGTCAGGCTCCAATATGTATAAAAGACATCTATGTAAATGCTGTGATAAAACTTTTTCTGAGGTTACCACATCTCCATTAAGCTACAGTAAAAAAGATATTCACGTATGGATACAATATTTAGGCTGCATGGCTAAGGGTATGACATTGAAAGCAATATCAGAGGAATTAAAAATAAATATTAAAACAGCTTTTGCGTGGAGACATAAGATATTAAGTTCTATTGAGAATAAAGTAATGACAAGCGAGCTTTCACATCATGTGCAAGTTGATGATTTTATGATGCGGAAAAACTTAAAAGGAAATAAGAAAATTTTTTTAGAAACTAAAAAAATTAGATTAAAATATTCAAGGTTTGAAGCACCTATGAATGAAAGAATAAGAGTAATAAGCTGCATAGATGATTCAGAAAATATAGTTTTAAGAGGAATAGACAATAGTGTAGTAAATTATGAAGATGCAAGGAAGTTCTTATCTCCGTTAGTGAAACCAAAGTCAATATTATGTACAGCAAGAAATTTTTCGTATATAAGTTTTGCAAAGAAAAATAGGTTTAGAATAGAATTAGAAAGATCAAAAAGGTATAAAACCAAAACAGGAGAATACTTAGATAACAAAACAGCAAGAAATAATGGATTTAATTTTATTAGATATACAGAGAAATTTATGGGGATTGCCACAAAGTATGTGAATTATTATCTCAATTTATATGTTTGGGATATTAAAAACAAGGCAACCCAATTTTGTGTTGCAGTAAAACAGTTATTTATAAACTTACTAAATAGCAATAAAGTTTTGAGAACTGTTGATTTTAAGAATGTAACTTTAGATGGAGTAGTTGTTTCGGGATAA